Genomic DNA from Paracoccus aminophilus JCM 7686:
GCCGGACGGCTTTCGGCGATGATCTGCGGCAGATCCTCATGCAGCCGCAAAAGACCCTGCGGCTCCCAGCCAAGTGCATGCAGCCGGTCGCAGTGGGCGATGCGAAGCGGCGTCGGATCGGCGCGCATCGGCGGGCGGGCCGGGCTGCCGGTCAGCGCCGCAACGCCCGCCAGCAAATCGTGATGATCGAGCACAAGATCGCTGACGTTATAGCTGCCGCCCATCGCGGGATCGCCCAAGACCAGCAGCGCCGCTTCCGCCAGATCCGCGCCATGCACCTCGGTCGCGACGCGCGATGGGGTGGGGCGCAGGTTCAGGAAATCTCCGATCAGCCCGGCCCATTTCTGCGGCTGGCCGGGGCCGAAAACCCCGGTCGGGCGCAGCGAAGCGGTGCGGAAATCAGGGCGCGCCATCGCGGCCAAAGCGGCCTCGGCGCGGGATTTGACCTCGCCGTAAAGGCTGGTCGGGTGCGGGGCCAGATCATCGGGCAGGGGGCTGCCCTCGGGGTGGCCGTCATGGACCGCGCGGGTCGAGAGGAACAGCACCCGCGCAAGCCCGGCCTCGCGCGCGGCCTCGAAGAGCGTGATCGAGCCGTCGAGATTGGCGCGGAGGAAAGCGCTCGGATCATCGCCCTCGCCGCCGCGATAACGCCCGGGCTCGTGCTGGAACGCGGCATGGATCAGCGCATCATGGCCGCGCAGATCGGGCCTGTCGCCCAAATGCCAATCGGGACGGGCCAGCGCCGTGACCTGATGGCCCGCCGCTTCCGCAGCCTTGACGATCCAACGCCCGACGAGCCCGCTCGCCCCTGTGATCACAATCTTCATGCGGCGCTTTTACGCCAATCCCGGAGGCGGCGGAAGATCGGCGAGATCCGGCACCGGCCCGTCGCTGGCGTGCGCGGCCCACAGGTCGATCAGCACGCGCAGCTGATCGGCTTTCGCATGGTCCTGCCACGGCTTTTCATATTGGAAATGCAGCACGCGGATGTCGGTCCATTTCCACAGGCTCGGCAGGTTCAGCCAGACATATTGCAGCATATTGTCGAAAACCGGCAGGCCGTGCCAATTCGGGAAATAGCTCTCGAGAAAGCTCTGATCCGTGCGGCGCCAGAACTGCCCCGGCTGATCCAGCCGCGTCAGCATCGCCTGAAACGTCGCATCCGAGGGGCGCGCGGTGAAGACGCCCGAATTCAGCCGGTGGAAATCGGCAAGGCTCTCATAGACATTCGGCGCGGCGGAAAACTCGGGGTAGTCGAAAAGCCGGTCGATGTTTTGCAAGACCAGCGCATCGGCGTCGATGAAAACCACCCGCGCATAATCAAGCTGCCACAGCCGCAGCTTGGCGAAATTGTCCAAAGGCGTGTGAAAGGGCGGTTTCTCGCCCTTGGTGAACGGGGCCGCGCCATGCAAAGCGCGCTTGGCGTGAGACTCGTTGAACTCGTCCGAGGTCGGCAGAAGTTCGACCTGCACCAGCCGCGCGCCGAGCCCCGCCAAAGCACTCTGCGCCGCCGCATCCAGATCGGTGAACATCACCACCAGATCGGCGCTGGTCCCGCTCCGCTTAAGCGAACGCAGCAGCGCCATCGCGCCAAGCGCGTAATCGGCATTGGTCGCCAAAGTGACAAAGGCGCGGTCGGACCGCGCCTTGCCGTCAAAGGAAAGCCCGCTCACGAGACCGAACGCAGCCGCTTGCCCTCGGGGTCATGGTCAACCCGTTGCGCAAGATCCTTGGTCCAGGCCGAGACCGCCGGCACGCGCGAGCGGTCGATGCGATGAGCATATTTGCGCGCGACTTCGACGACCTCGGTCAGCAACCCCTCGGCCAGCGTAATCGGCTTCAGGCCCAAAGCGAGGAACTGGTCATTCTTGACGATCAGCTCATTCTCATCGGCCTCTTTGCGCGGGTTCGGCAGATAGGCGACCTTGGCGCCGGTCTGTTTCGCTACCAGCTCGGCCAGATCGCGGATGCGGTGGGTCTCGGTCATCTGGTTGAAGATCTTGACCCGCTCGCCCGCTGCGGGCGCGTCTTTCAGCGCAAGCTCGATGCAGCGCACCGAATCCTGCACATGGATGAAGGCGCGGGTCTGGCCGCCGGTGCCGTGGACGGTCAGCGGATAGCCGATCGCCGCCTGGATCAGGAAACGGTTCAGCACGGTGCCATAATCGCCGTCATAATCGAAGCGGTTGATCAGCTGTTCATGGCGGCGGGTCTGGTCGGTATGGGTGCCCCAGACAATGCCCTGATGCAGATCGGTGATCCGCAGCCCGTCGTTCTGGGCGTAGAACTGGAACAGGATCTGATCGAGCGATTTCGTCATGTGATAGACCGAGCCCGGCCGGGTCGGATAAAGCACCTGCTGGCCCTTCTTGCCGGTCGGTGTGTCGATCTCGATGTCGAGATAACCTTCCGGGATCGGCGCGCCCACGCTGGAATAGCCATAAACGCCCATGGTCCCCAGATGGACAAGATGCGCGTCAATGCCGGTTTCCACCAAGGCGGCCAACAGGTTATGCGTCGCATTGACGTTGTTGTTGACGGTATAGACCTTGTGGCGGTCGGTTTTCATCGAATAGGGCGCGGCGCGCTGTTCGGCGAAATGCACCACCGCTTCGGGCTTGGTTTCCAAGAGCCAGCTTTTGAGCCGCTCATATTCGGTGGCAAGGTTGAGAAGATGGAAATGGATGCGCTTTCCAGTGAGCTGATGCCAGATCCGGCAGCGCTCCTGAATGGAATCCATCGGGGTCAGGGACTGCACGCCGAGCTCGGTGTCGATCCAGCGACGCGAGAGGTTGTCAACGATGTGGATCTCGTGACCAAGATCAGACAGGTGCAGCACCGTCGGCCACCCCACAAAACCGTCGCCGCCCAAAATCGCTATGCGCATTCTTGCCTCCAGATACAGCACGGTATCAATGCGATCATAATGTGACAAAAGAATATAGAAGATACGAGAGTTCCAGCCTTTGGTCGGCGTTTTCCGCCCACAGACCTGTCACTCTGGCAAAAGCACAACTATATGAGATTTTATCGACAGCCTTAGACGTGAATTCATTGCAACGCTGTGGAGCGCTGGCTAAGCATCAATCATGATCTCGCAAAAGACCAAATACGCCATCAAGGCCCTGACAGAACTGGCCGATGAAGCGGCCGCAGGCGGCCATGCCCTGACGATCGAAGAGATCGCGCAGCGCTCTGGCGCGCCCAAACGCTTCCTCGAACATATCATGCTTGAGCTGCGCAACGCCGGTTATGTCGGCTCGCGCCGTGGCCGGGCTGGCGGTTATGTGCTGATCAAAAAGCCCGAAGACATCTCGATCGGCGAGCTTTTGCGTCAGGTCGACGGGCCGATTGCGCCTTTGCCCTGCCTGTCGCGGCGGTCCTACCAGCGTTGCGAGGATTGCACTGACGAAGCCTCCTGCCGGTTGCGTAAAATGTTCGGGCAGGTTTTCTGGTCCTATCTGTTGTTGATTGAATCCCTCACTCTGGCCGATCTGGTTGCCGAGGGCGGTTTGCCCGAGGTCGCCAACGGTTGACCCGTCGCCCTCTTGGGCGGTGTCCGATTCCCTTCTGCTGAACGAATAGCTGCCCCGGCTGCCATGTCTGAGAACGAACATAACGAACCGACCAACGTGCCTCTTGCCGGCGTGATCGGCTGGCCGATTGCGCATTCGCGCTCGCCGCGCCTGCATGGGCATTGGCTGCAGCGCTATGGCCTCAAGGGCCATTACGTCCCGCTGCCGGTCCGCCCCGAGCATCTCGCCGAAGTCCTGCGCACCCTGCCGCGCGCGGGCTTTGTCGGCGTCAACGTCACCATTCCCCATAAGGAAGCCGTGCTGGCCTTGGCCGATGTGGTCACGGACCGCGCCGCGCTGATCGGGGCGGCGAATACGCTGATCTTCCGCCCGGATGGCAAGATCCACGCCGACAATACCGACGGTTACGGCTTCATCGCCAACCTGCGCCAAAGCGCGCCGGACTGGATCCCGGAATTCGGCCCCGCCGCCATTCTGGGCGCGGGCGGTGCGGCGCGCGCCGTTGTGGCCTCGCTCCTCGATGCGGGCGTGCCCGAGGTGCGGCTGGCCAATCGCACCCGTCTGCGTGCCGAACAGATCCGCAGCGAATTCGGCGCGCGCGTCGTCGTTTATGACTGGGGGCAGGCGGGCAATATGCTGGAAGGCGTCGCCACCGCGGTCAATGCGACCTCGCTTGGCATGGAGGGCGCGGGCTCGCTGCGCGTGCCGCTGGATGCGCTGCCGCCCGAGGCGCTCGCGACCGATCTGGTCTATACGCCGCTCGACACGCCCTTCCTGATCGACGCGCGCGCGCGCGGCTGCCAGACCGTCGATGGTCTGGGCATGTTGCTGCACCAAGCCGCGCCGGGCTTTGAGCGCTGGTTCGGCCGCAAACCCGAGGTCGATGACGAGCTGCGCCGGGCCGTTCTGGCATGAGTTTCCGGCTGGGGCTCACCGGGTCCATCGGCATGGGAAAATCGACGGCCTCTGGCATCTTCCGCGAGCTGGGCCATCCTGTCTGGGATGCGGATGCGGCGGTCCATCAGCTTTACGCCCCCGGCGGCGCGGCGGTTGACCCGGTGGCAAAGGCCTTTCCGACCGCCCTCGACGCGGCAGGCGGCATCGACCGCGCCGCGCTGAAGGCCGAGCTGGCGAAGGACGCAAACGCGCTCCAGCGGCTCGAGGCGATCGTGCATCCGCTGGTCTGGGCCGACCGCGCCGGTTTCATCGCGGCCCATGCCGACGCGCCGCTGGTGGTGCTGGACATCCCGCTCCTTTACGAAGGCGGGGCCGAGGCGCAGATGGACGGGGTCGCGGTCGTTTCCGCCCCGGCCGAGATCCAACGCGCCCGGGTGCTCGCCCGTCCCGGCATGACCGAGGCCCAATTTGACTTCATCCTCTCGCGCCAGATGCCCGATGCCGAAAAGCGGACGCGGGCCGATTGGATCATCCCCTCGCTGAGCCTAGAGACCGCCCGGACGGCGATCATGGACATCTGCGCCGAGATCATGGCAAAACGCTCTCATGCGTGAAATCGTTCTCGATACCGAAACCACAGGCTTCGACCCCGACACCGGCGACCGGATCGTCGAAATCGGCGCGCTCGAGCTGATGAATCTTCTGCCCACCGGGCGGACCTTTCATGTCTATATCAACCCGGAACGGTCGATGCCGAAGGAGGCCTTCGACGTCCACGGGCTGGGCGACGACTTCCTGAAGGACAAACCGAAATTCGCCGAAGTGGCGCAAGGCTTTGTCGATTTCATCGGCGAGGACGGTCAGCTGGTGATCCATAACGCCAGCTTCGACATGAAATTCCTGAACTGGGAGCTGAAAAAGGCGGGCTATCCCGGCCTGCCGAACAGCCGCGCCACCGACAGCCTTGCGATTGCGCGGCAGAAGTTTCCCGGCGCGCAATGCTCGCTGGATGCGTTGTGCCGGCGCTATCAGATCGACAACTCGAACCGGACTTTGCATGGCGCGCTGCTCGACAGCGAGCTTCTGGCCGAGGTCTATCTGGCGCTGAAAGGTGGCCGCCAGCCCGGTCTGGTGCTGGAGGACACCAGCCTGCCTTTGGCCGCGCGCGATGCTTTGGGCCAATCCGCGACGCCGCGCGCCCCGCGCCCGCGCGCGCTTGCCCCGCGCCTGACCTCTGACGAGGCCGAGGCCCATGCCGCTTTCGTGGCAAAGCTCGGCGACAAGGCGGTCTGGCTGCGCTACAGCGCCAGCGCCGAAACCAAGGGCTGACCGGATGCTCGGCCTGCGCGACCTGTGGTCCTTCATCAACGCGATTTTCGAGCGGATGGACAAGATCCACATGGGGCTGATCGCGGCGGGTGTGGCCTTCTACGCGATGTTTGCGGTCTTCCCCGGCCTGACGGCGATCTTTTCGCTCTGGGGCCTGTGGTACGACCCGCAGATGATCGAGCAATATACCCATCTGGCCGATGAATTCATCCCGGCCGGGGCGGCAGGGATCCTGCACGATCAGGTCGAGGTGCTGATCAATGCCGGTCCCACCCAGCTTGGCTGGACCACGGCGATTTCCTTCGGCATCGCGACCATCGCCGCCCGCGCCGGGGTCGAGGCTTTGGTGCGCGGGTTGAACGCGGCCTACGGCGTGCGCTCGCATTCCACGATCTTCAGCTTCATCCTCGCCTATATCCTGACGCTGGCTCTGGTCGGCGTGGTGCTGCTGGGGCTGGCGACCATCGTTATCGGGCCGCTGGCGATCAACTTTCTGACGATCGGGCCGCTGCAAAGCTGGCTCAATTCGACCGTGCCCTTCGCGGCCATGTTCCTGATCGTCCTTTTCGCGATCGGCATCCTCTACCGCTACGGGCCGAACACGCGGCCGCGCACGCCGATCTTCACCTGGGGCGCGCTGATCGCCGCGCTGGTCTGGGCGGCAGCCTCCTATGGCTTTTCGGCCTATCTCGCGAGCTTCAACAGCTACAACCGCATCTATGGCTCGATCGGGGCGGTCGTGGCGCTTCTGATGTGGTTCTGGCTCGGCGGCTGGTCGGTGATGCTGGGCGCGATCATCAACGTCGAGATGGGACGGCGCCGCCGCGTCACCCGCATCAAGGGCGCGCGCAGCCAGCGCAAAGCCGAGGAGGGCTAGGCCCTCTCAGGCCGCCCGGTTGCGCTTGGCATAGATCTTTTGCCAGCCTGCGACGGTCGCCTCATCGAGAAAAAGCAGCCCCGCAACATCTTCCGCCGGCAGCCCGTCGGCGAGCAGCAAAAGCGCATTGGCCATCCGCGTCTGAAGCACCTCGGGGGACTTCACTTGCAGAGATTTCATCAGCATGTCGCGGTCTTTTTCGGAGAGTTCCATGTCAGTCTTGGGTCTTGCAGGTTGATCGGAGAGGCGCGTTTTTCACAGAAGACGCGGGGTTGCAATGGCCCTGAAACCCCGAGCGGTAAAATATAAATCTGCGGCCTGCCCCGAAGGCGAGACTTCGCCTTCGGTCCGATCCAATGCGACGGTCAGAGAATGAAATCGCTTGCCGTCAGGGATTTCACCCCGGTCAGCTCGATCGCGAAATCTGCCCTCCCGTCGCCGTTCACATCGCCATAGACAATCAGATTACGGCCAGAGGTTTCGGTGCGCAGCTCTCCGGCGCGGCCATGGAAACCGTCGCTGCCGATGAAGGAAAACGCCTGATCCCCCGCGCGCAAAAGGTTCGCGTCGATCTGCGAAAGGTCGATCTTGTCCTGACTCTGCACGAAATCCCCGCTCACATCGCGCCCGGCTTTCTGCACGGTCGAATCGGAAAGCGCAGTGAAGACGAAGTGATCAGCCCCCGCACCGCCGAAGAGCAGATCCTTTCCGCGCCCACCGATCAGCGTGTCCGCTCCCGCGTCGCCATAAAGCGTGTCATGGCCGGGCCCTCCCTTCAAAAGGTCGTTCCCCGCTCCGCCGCGCAGCAGATCGTTTCCGCTGCCGCCATCGAGCGAGTCATGTCCGAGCCCGCCCGAGAGCGTGTCATGCCCGAGATCTCCGAACAAAGCATCCGCGCCCGTGCCGCCGTTCAGCTTGTCGTTGCCCTCACCGCCACTCAGCGTGTCGCTGCCCGCGCCGCCGAAGAGAAAATCATTCCCGCGGCCCCCTTGGGCAGAATCATGGCCGCCCTCGCCGACAAGCGTGTCATTGCCGGCAGCTCCATCAAGCGTGTCCTGCCCTGCGCCGCCGTTGACGTAATCGTCTCCGCCATCTCCACGAAGCCAGTCGTTCCCGCCCTGACCATAAAGGCGGTCGTTGCCCTCACCGCCCGTTGCGTAGTCATCCAGATCCGGCTGCGCCGATGGCGCGCCAGAGCTGGGGCTGCCGCAATAGATCACATCATCTCCGGCTCCGCCGAACAGATTGTTTCCAATGCTGTTTCCATAGATGGTGTCGTTCCCGGCTCCGCCATCGATATGGTCGCCTTGCTGGTAGCGCGGCAGGGTTTGATAGCGTGGATCGTCGCGGGTCAGGTTCCAGGAATTGACGATGATCAGGTCATTGCCGTCGCGACCATAGATGAACCGATGGGGACGAAGGGGATCGTAGAGTGTCTCGATCCGATCATCATCGAGCGTGCCGTAAAGATAGTCGCCTTCGGGATAAACAGTCAGGTTGGCCATTTGACGCAATCACTCGCTGAATAGGACAATCTGAATGATCCTACCCGCGCCGCAAAATGCGGCAATTGCCAAATTCGCGTTTAACGCGAAACCACGCCCGAAGCTTCGACGATCGGGTTAATGCGTCGCGCCCGGACGCGCGGCCGAGGTCAGGACCACGGTCTGCTCGCGGCCCTCGACCGGACGCGAGGGCACGGCCTCGACCCGGAAGCGCAGCCGCAGCGAATAGGTGTCCGCGCTGTGCTCGATCTCGGCCTCGCCGTCGAGCTGCATGGCGAAGGCCTCGATCAGCTGGCTGCCGAGCCCAGTGCCCTCGATGCGGGTGTCCTTGACCGAGGGCACCGAATTCGCAACCTCGATCACAGCCCAATTCGGGCGGCTGTCCGGTCCCAGCGTGACCCGGACCCAGGGCTTTTCCCCGTTTTCAAACGTGCCCGCATATTTGATCGCATTGGTAAACGCCTCGGTAGCCAGAAGCGACAGGGGCACCGCCTGATCGGGCAGCAGCGTCAGCGGCTCGAGCCGGGTTTCGACCTGAAGCCCCTGACCCGGCTCGACCGAGGCATTCACCATCTGGTTGATAATGTCAGAGATCAGCCGATCCGCCTCGACCGCATCGAGATGCTCGGCCTGATAGAGATTGCGGTAAATCGTCGCCAGCGACGCCACCCGGTCCTGCACAGAGCGCAGCACGCGCCGCGCCTGATCGTGGTCAATCAACCGGCTTTGCATATTGATGATCGAGGCGATGAGCTGGAGGTTGTTCTTGACCCGGTGATGAACCTCTTTGAGCAGGACGGTCTTTTCCTGCACCGCCTCTTCCAGCGCCTCTTCGTCGCGCATGAGGATCCGGGCCATATTGTGGAACGTATGGCTGACATCGGCGATCTCGGCCGGGGCATTGACCAGAACCGGCGGCGCCACCGAGCGATCGCCGATCGCAAAGCGGCGCATCTGGCCGCGCAGCTCTCGGATATGGCGCAGAACCAGCCGGTAGACCGCGAAATAGGCAACGATCAGCGAAACCAGCCACAGCACGATCGGCAGGACCATCGCCGCCAGCCGCGACAGGTCGATCCCGGCGATCCCCGATTGCTCGCGGTTCCAGCTGCCAAGCGCATAGACCAGCCCCGGCACGACCGGGACCACGCTGAACACCCGGTTCTCGCCGCTGTTTGCTGTGTCGCGGAAGGTGGTTTCACTGCGCGACAGCAACGAGGTCAGGCTTTTCCCCGCGGGCAGGATCGAGTCGAAATCATCATCGCCGTCCTTATCGAAGGACAGCACCTGACCGAGATTGTTGAAGGTCAGGATGCGCGCGCCTTCGGTGCCATAGCTGCCGACATGGCTTGACCGCAGCAGATCGCGCGACATCGCCACCGCGATATAGCCGAGCAGCTCATCGCCGCGAAACAGCGGCTGCGAGACCGTGACAATCGAGCCCCCGGTGATCGGGTCGTTGTCCGCCGAGGACACCAGCGTGCCGGGATTGGCCGAAAAGGCCTGGAATTGCTGGGTGGCCGACAGGTCGTAAGAGCCGCCGATGGACGAACAGGCCGACTGGCCCTTCATCGTGGTAAAGCCAGCATAGGCGAAAATCGCGGTGCTTTCGATGAAACGCGCCATGATTTCCGAGCAGGCGGTGGGGTTGCTCAGGGTTTCGAGCACCGCCGGACCAAGCGCATCGGCGCTGCCAAGCGCCCCTTGCAAGAGCGCGCGCTCTCCGGCTGCGGCAGAGGCGGTCCGGCCCAGCAAGGCGATCTCGGCCGAGCGTTCATATTCGCGCGACAGATGCAGCGTTTGGATAACCGAGATCAGACCGATCGGCAGAATGGCCACGGACAGCAGGCTGCCCAGACGGAAGCCAAGCCCTTTGGTGAATTCAAGCCTTTCGTGAATCCGCGACAGCACGCACGGACCTTAGCGCAGGACGGGGTGGTTCTGGGTCATCACGGCGAGTGTCGTGCTATCGGTCATATCCAGCTCTTCCCCTTCTTCAAGATGCAGAAGCTCTGCAAGTCGGCGGCGGCCACGATTCGCGCGTGACTTGACTGTACCGACGGCGACTCCCGTCATACTTGCAGCTTCCTCATAGGAAAAGCCTGAAGCTCCGACCAGAATTAACGCCTCGCGCTGTTCATCGGGAAGTTGTTGGAAAGCGACGCGGAAATCGTTCAGCGCCAGACGGCCGTCATGGTCAGGACGTGAGGTTTGCTGTGCGGCATAGATCCCGTCGGTGTCATTGACCTCGCGCCGGGTCTTGCGGCGCGCCGAATAAAATGTGTTTCGCAAAATTGTGAACAGCCAGGCGCGCAGGTTGGTCCCGGCCTGAAACTTGTCGATATGCGTCCAAGCCTTGACGATCGTATCCTGAACAAGATCGTCGGCGGCAGACCCGTCTCGCGCCAGAGACAGGGCGAAGGCGCGCAGGGCGGGCAGATGCTGGACGAGCTCTTCCCGCGGATCGCCGTGATTAGCAGTCATTTCCCCTCCCGCGACAGAAACCAGAGCCGGTGCACGTCATTCCTGTGCACGCAATTTCTCTAGCAGGTCGAGAAAACGGTCGGGAATATCCTGGATCGTCGCCTCTTCGTAAACGCGCTTCAGATTCTCGTCGATTTGCTTTTCCAGCTCTGTTCGTTTGCGTTCTTCACGCTTGGTATTCATACTAATCGTCCTAGGAATCTTGTGCGCACTGGCTGTAACGAGTAACTATGTGAAATGGTTCCGCCTAAGGGACAAAAAATCTTGAGGACGACATGCCTGCTGCAGACCTTGCACAAGCTATCGGACGTGAGTTGCCCTACCTGCGTCGCTATGCGCGCGCACTGACGGGCAGCCAGACGGCCGGCGATAATTACGCGGCTGCGACGCTCGAGGCTATTCTCGCGGATCGCGAGCTGATGAATGATTCCGAAACCCGGGTTGGCCTGTTCCGGGCCTTCCACGCAATCTGGCAAAGCTCTGGCGAGCCGGTCGAGGTGCAGGACAACAGCGGGCGTGAAGCCAAGGTTCAGGATCGTCTCAAGACCCTGACCCCGAACTCCCGCGAAGCCCTGCTGCTGCGCACGATCGAGGGTCTGCGTTACGACCAGATCGCCCGCGTCATGCAGGTCGACCAGCCCGAGGTCGAAGAGCTGGTCCAGATCGCTCTGAGCGAAATGGGTCACTCGATCTCTGGCAAGGTCATGGTGATCGAGGATGAGACCATCATCGCCATGGATCTGCGCGGCATCGTCCAGACCATGGGCCATGAGGTCACCGGCATCGCGCGCACCCATACCGCCGCGATCGAGCTGGCGCAGAAGAAGCGCCCGGATCTGATCCTCGCCGATATCCAGCTGGCCGATGGCTCGTCGGGCATCGATGCGGTAAACGAGCTGCTGCAAAGCCTCGGCCATATCCCGGTGATTTTCATCACCGCCTTCCCCGAGCGGCTGCTGACCGGCGACCGTCCCGAGCCCGCCTTCCTGATCTCGAAGCCCTATTCCGAGGAGCAGGTGCGCTCGGCGGTCAGTCAGGCGATGTTCTTCGCCTCGACCGAAGGGTTGCAGGTCAACTGATCCCCGTTCCCTCGGGGCTTTCTCTGGGCGGCGGCGCTTCGGTGCCGTCGCTCTTTTATATCGTGCCGATGGACCGCCGACCTTCCGTTTGAACTCAAACAGTTGTGCCGTGCCGGAGCCGGGGCTAACCTGCGCCGACATCGGGAATGAGGGCTGATATGGACGCCAAGATCGCCGCGCTGGCCACAGAGCTTGCCGCCATCACCGGAGAGGCAAATTTGCGCCGGGATGACGCCGTGCGCCTGACCGATCCCGGCGAATATGCCGCCAATACCGGCGCCGATCTGATGGTCTCGCCCGGCTCGACCGCCGAGGTGGCCGCCGTGGTGCGGGCCTGCGGGGCGGCCGGGGTCTCGATCGTGCCGCAAGGCGGGCGCACCGGGCTGGTTGGCGGCGGGGCGGCGACGGCGGCGCAGGTGATCCTGTCGCTTGGCCGCATGAACCGGGTCGAGACGCTGGACGGGGTGGCGGGCACCGCAGTCGTCGGCGCGGGCGCGACCTTGGCCAGCCTGCAAGAGGCCGCGGGCGCGCAGGGCCTCGGGCCGGGGATCGACCTGCCGTCGCGCGGGACCGCGACAATCGGCGGCATGATCGCCACCAATGCCGGCGGGCTCGAAGCCCATCGCCACGGCGTCATGCGCCACCGCATTCTCGGGCTCGAGGTGGTGCTGGCCGATGGCCGCATTCTCAACGATCTGTCACAGGTGCTAAAGGTCTCGGCGGGCTATGATCTCAAGCATTTGTTTATCGGCGCCGAAGGGACACTAGGGGTTGTTACCCGCGCAGTCATCCGTCTTGTGCCGTTGCAGCCGCAGGGCCCGGTGATGATGCTGTCTTTGCCCGGCGGAGCCGCCATGCTGGAAACCATGCGGATTGCGCGCCAGACCGGACGGTTGCGCGCCTCCGAGGCGATGTGGAAGGGCTTCTTCGACTTCGGTATCGCCGACAAGGGTTGGAGCGCGCCGGATTACGACCTCGACGCGCCGCTGCATTTCATCCTCGAATTCGAAGGTGGCGAGGGGGCCGACGACGCGGCGGGCGAGGTCTTCGAGGCGGTGATCGACCAATTCCCCGACGCGACCGGCGTGCTTGCGCAAAGTCTGGCGCAAGCCGAGGCGATCTGGGCGCTTCGCGAAGACACGCAGGCAATCTTTCGCGCCTATCCCGCCGCGCCGAGCTTTGATGTCTCGATGCCGATCTCGGAACTGCCCGATTACGCCGCCCGCACCGAGGCCGCGCTGTCGGCGCTTGGCCTGACGCCGATGACCTTCGGCCATGTCGGCGACGGCAATCTGCATATCATCATCCGCGAAGCCGGTGCCACGCTCGACGCGTCCCGGATGCAAGAGATCGAGCGGATCGTCATGGCTGGTCTGGTGGCGCGGGGCGGGTCTTTCTCGGCCGAGCACGGGGTCGGAACCAAGCGCCGCCACCTGCTCGACGCCGAGGCCGATCCGGTCAAGCTGGCGCTGATGGCGCAGATCAAGACGCTTCTCGACCCGCAGAACCTGATGAATCCCGGAAAGGTCATTGACCCGACCTGACCCCCCGATACCGGCCCAAGGCCAAGAAAGGGCGCCCATGCTGATCTCTTCCGATCTCACCTATATCGAGGGCGCGCTTCTGCCCGGCTTTGCCCTTGAAACCGATGGCGAAACCGTCACCGCGCTGCGCCCGCTGCGGCCCGGTGAAACCGGAAACCGACATGTCCGGCTGCTCG
This window encodes:
- a CDS encoding response regulator, coding for MPAADLAQAIGRELPYLRRYARALTGSQTAGDNYAAATLEAILADRELMNDSETRVGLFRAFHAIWQSSGEPVEVQDNSGREAKVQDRLKTLTPNSREALLLRTIEGLRYDQIARVMQVDQPEVEELVQIALSEMGHSISGKVMVIEDETIIAMDLRGIVQTMGHEVTGIARTHTAAIELAQKKRPDLILADIQLADGSSGIDAVNELLQSLGHIPVIFITAFPERLLTGDRPEPAFLISKPYSEEQVRSAVSQAMFFASTEGLQVN
- a CDS encoding NepR family anti-sigma factor; protein product: MNTKREERKRTELEKQIDENLKRVYEEATIQDIPDRFLDLLEKLRAQE
- a CDS encoding histidine kinase dimerization/phosphoacceptor domain -containing protein; this translates as MLSRIHERLEFTKGLGFRLGSLLSVAILPIGLISVIQTLHLSREYERSAEIALLGRTASAAAGERALLQGALGSADALGPAVLETLSNPTACSEIMARFIESTAIFAYAGFTTMKGQSACSSIGGSYDLSATQQFQAFSANPGTLVSSADNDPITGGSIVTVSQPLFRGDELLGYIAVAMSRDLLRSSHVGSYGTEGARILTFNNLGQVLSFDKDGDDDFDSILPAGKSLTSLLSRSETTFRDTANSGENRVFSVVPVVPGLVYALGSWNREQSGIAGIDLSRLAAMVLPIVLWLVSLIVAYFAVYRLVLRHIRELRGQMRRFAIGDRSVAPPVLVNAPAEIADVSHTFHNMARILMRDEEALEEAVQEKTVLLKEVHHRVKNNLQLIASIINMQSRLIDHDQARRVLRSVQDRVASLATIYRNLYQAEHLDAVEADRLISDIINQMVNASVEPGQGLQVETRLEPLTLLPDQAVPLSLLATEAFTNAIKYAGTFENGEKPWVRVTLGPDSRPNWAVIEVANSVPSVKDTRIEGTGLGSQLIEAFAMQLDGEAEIEHSADTYSLRLRFRVEAVPSRPVEGREQTVVLTSAARPGATH
- a CDS encoding calcium-binding protein, producing the protein MANLTVYPEGDYLYGTLDDDRIETLYDPLRPHRFIYGRDGNDLIIVNSWNLTRDDPRYQTLPRYQQGDHIDGGAGNDTIYGNSIGNNLFGGAGDDVIYCGSPSSGAPSAQPDLDDYATGGEGNDRLYGQGGNDWLRGDGGDDYVNGGAGQDTLDGAAGNDTLVGEGGHDSAQGGRGNDFLFGGAGSDTLSGGEGNDKLNGGTGADALFGDLGHDTLSGGLGHDSLDGGSGNDLLRGGAGNDLLKGGPGHDTLYGDAGADTLIGGRGKDLLFGGAGADHFVFTALSDSTVQKAGRDVSGDFVQSQDKIDLSQIDANLLRAGDQAFSFIGSDGFHGRAGELRTETSGRNLIVYGDVNGDGRADFAIELTGVKSLTASDFIL
- a CDS encoding FAD-binding oxidoreductase, which codes for MDAKIAALATELAAITGEANLRRDDAVRLTDPGEYAANTGADLMVSPGSTAEVAAVVRACGAAGVSIVPQGGRTGLVGGGAATAAQVILSLGRMNRVETLDGVAGTAVVGAGATLASLQEAAGAQGLGPGIDLPSRGTATIGGMIATNAGGLEAHRHGVMRHRILGLEVVLADGRILNDLSQVLKVSAGYDLKHLFIGAEGTLGVVTRAVIRLVPLQPQGPVMMLSLPGGAAMLETMRIARQTGRLRASEAMWKGFFDFGIADKGWSAPDYDLDAPLHFILEFEGGEGADDAAGEVFEAVIDQFPDATGVLAQSLAQAEAIWALREDTQAIFRAYPAAPSFDVSMPISELPDYAARTEAALSALGLTPMTFGHVGDGNLHIIIREAGATLDASRMQEIERIVMAGLVARGGSFSAEHGVGTKRRHLLDAEADPVKLALMAQIKTLLDPQNLMNPGKVIDPT
- a CDS encoding helix-turn-helix domain-containing protein, producing the protein MLMKSLQVKSPEVLQTRMANALLLLADGLPAEDVAGLLFLDEATVAGWQKIYAKRNRAA
- a CDS encoding RNA polymerase sigma factor, producing MTANHGDPREELVQHLPALRAFALSLARDGSAADDLVQDTIVKAWTHIDKFQAGTNLRAWLFTILRNTFYSARRKTRREVNDTDGIYAAQQTSRPDHDGRLALNDFRVAFQQLPDEQREALILVGASGFSYEEAASMTGVAVGTVKSRANRGRRRLAELLHLEEGEELDMTDSTTLAVMTQNHPVLR